CTTGACACTGATACCGAAATACGCTGCCTGGGTCACTGCGTTTTGTTCCGCATGGACACCCCTGCAGAGTTCGTGACGGGTACCGGAAGGAACGTTCATGAGCACCCTGAGACATCCCTTATCCTCACAATGGGTGACACCGCGGGGAGCCCCGTTATATCCGGTGGAAAGTACGTGATTATCCTTCACGATGACAGCTCCGACCTTGCGTCTGAGACAGGTCGACCTGGTCGCCGCCAATTTAGCCATCTGCATGAAATATTCATCAGTCGTGGGTCTTTCCATGAAAAAAAGGATATTTTGGAGGTATTAGGTTCTTATCCTCCGAATTCATTCGGCCCATCATGAAAAAGGAGAATCTCACTACCATAATTGCATTGGGTATAGTGGTGATCATCCTTGTTTCAGGAATA
The sequence above is a segment of the methanogenic archaeon ISO4-H5 genome. Coding sequences within it:
- a CDS encoding CMP/dCMP deaminase codes for the protein MERPTTDEYFMQMAKLAATRSTCLRRKVGAVIVKDNHVLSTGYNGAPRGVTHCEDKGCLRVLMNVPSGTRHELCRGVHAEQNAVTQAAYFGISVKGGKIYTTTFPCSLCAKILINSGITEIIYDEGYMDDLSKDILSEANLKIRHIGDKYEI